The following are encoded together in the Methylorubrum sp. B1-46 genome:
- a CDS encoding circadian clock KaiB family protein, protein MGGGRTRLRLYVAGTSPRSTRSIESVRRLCERRLEGACDLEVVDLYQQPALAGADGVVAAPTLVRLSPLPARRIAGDLSDEQRVLDGLELAALAPADPRETVSGGAGER, encoded by the coding sequence ATGGGCGGCGGGCGCACCCGGTTGCGCCTCTACGTCGCCGGCACCTCGCCGCGCTCGACCCGCAGCATCGAGAGCGTGCGCCGCCTGTGCGAGCGCCGGCTCGAGGGGGCGTGCGACCTCGAAGTGGTCGACCTCTACCAGCAACCGGCGCTCGCGGGCGCCGACGGCGTGGTCGCGGCCCCGACCCTGGTGCGGCTCTCCCCCCTCCCCGCCCGGCGCATCGCCGGCGACCTGAGCGACGAGCAGCGCGTCCTCGACGGCCTCGAGCTCGCCGCGCTCGCGCCGGCGGATCCGCGCGAGACCGTGAGCGGGGGTGCCGGTGAGCGCTGA
- a CDS encoding DUF3325 domain-containing protein yields the protein MTPLVLAANLGLSFAALAALCLSLNRHHAEVFDRKAERTAVLRLRLFGWGAIALSFVVAGLFEGWAFGPVQWIGALIGAAAALVLLLSYRPRFVAPAALAALAAAALPLAFLAASA from the coding sequence ATGACGCCCCTCGTCCTCGCCGCGAATCTGGGCCTCAGCTTCGCCGCGCTCGCCGCCCTCTGCCTCAGCCTGAACCGGCACCATGCCGAGGTGTTCGACCGCAAGGCGGAGCGGACGGCGGTCTTACGCCTGCGCCTCTTCGGCTGGGGGGCGATCGCCCTCTCCTTCGTCGTTGCCGGGCTGTTCGAGGGTTGGGCCTTCGGCCCGGTGCAGTGGATCGGCGCACTGATCGGGGCGGCCGCGGCTCTGGTGCTGCTCCTGTCCTACCGGCCGCGCTTCGTCGCCCCCGCCGCGCTCGCCGCACTTGCCGCGGCAGCGCTGCCCTTGGCGTTCCTCGCCGCCTCGGCCTGA
- a CDS encoding iron transporter produces the protein MAAQGRTTALERASVAGRVVLAAGGGYGVAALATALLSLTLPMARSEAVASATLLSFAVMAAIVVLVFSTRTFLRALLTVAGTALVLGVLLWLAMRGSTP, from the coding sequence ATGGCGGCACAGGGCAGAACGACGGCGCTCGAGCGGGCCTCCGTGGCTGGCCGGGTCGTGCTGGCGGCGGGCGGCGGCTACGGTGTCGCGGCGCTCGCCACCGCGCTGCTGTCGCTGACCCTGCCGATGGCGCGCTCCGAGGCGGTGGCGAGCGCGACGCTCCTCAGCTTCGCCGTGATGGCGGCAATCGTCGTGCTGGTCTTCTCGACGCGCACCTTCCTGCGGGCGCTGCTCACCGTCGCCGGCACGGCTCTCGTGCTCGGCGTCCTCCTCTGGCTGGCGATGCGGGGATCCACGCCATGA
- a CDS encoding response regulator transcription factor has translation MRILVVEDEPRIAADIREGLERAGYVAEIVGDGEAAWFRAETETYDAMVLDLGLPRLDGLGVLRRLRGADVALPVLILTARDGWRERVEGIDAGADDYLVKPFRMEELVARLRAILRRTAGHASPVLRAGAVELDTRTRTVSVAGRETDLTALEYRLLAFLLHRQGQVVAAGELLDHLHGSDSDREANALEALLTRLRRKLGPGIIETRRGHGYLVPADPT, from the coding sequence ATGCGCATCCTCGTCGTAGAGGACGAGCCGCGCATCGCGGCCGACATCCGCGAGGGCCTGGAGCGAGCCGGCTACGTCGCCGAGATCGTCGGCGACGGCGAGGCGGCGTGGTTCCGGGCGGAGACCGAGACCTACGACGCCATGGTGCTCGATCTCGGCCTGCCGCGCCTCGACGGCCTCGGCGTGCTGCGCCGCCTGCGCGGGGCCGACGTGGCGCTCCCGGTGCTGATCCTCACCGCCCGCGACGGCTGGCGCGAGCGGGTCGAGGGGATCGACGCGGGCGCCGACGACTATCTCGTCAAGCCGTTCCGGATGGAGGAGCTGGTGGCGCGGCTGCGCGCCATCCTGCGCCGCACCGCCGGCCACGCCTCGCCCGTGCTGCGGGCGGGCGCGGTCGAACTCGACACCCGCACCCGGACGGTCTCGGTGGCCGGCCGCGAGACCGACCTCACCGCCCTCGAATACCGCCTGCTGGCCTTCCTGCTGCATCGCCAGGGACAGGTGGTGGCGGCGGGCGAGCTGCTCGACCATCTCCACGGCAGCGACAGCGACCGCGAGGCCAACGCGCTCGAAGCCCTGCTGACCCGGCTGCGGCGCAAGCTCGGCCCCGGCATCATCGAGACCCGCCGCGGCCACGGCTACCTCGTACCGGCCGATCCGACGTGA
- a CDS encoding ATP-binding protein: MSAEALSAEALAEAQARIRELESRLEEVEDTLAAIRRGDFDAIVVEGPAGERLVYTLENADRPYRVLIEQIQEGAFTLGPDGTLLYCNRRLAETLGTPQERLIGQPFARFAAGGQDAALTALIAQAAQMPARGEIALCDEAGIERPAYLSLSRLDGDGDTLLLCGVVTDLTAERLRLHELAEANERLRAEVAERERIEDALRQSQKMEAVGQLTGGVAHDFNNLLTVIKSSTDLLKRSDLAEERRRRYVDAISDTVGRAAKLTGQLLAFARRQALKPEVFDAGRGVAAVADMVGTLTGARIQVKTLIEPCFDAAGEPYACLVEADPSQFDTALVNMVVNARDAMDGEGTLTIRVGHAGQIPALRTHPAVAGDFVAVSISDTGTGIAPADLSRIFEPFFTTKGVGQGTGLGLSQVFGFAKQSGGDIAVESVLGEGTTFTLFLPRAKLAPTMPEAADEPEPLAPGHGTCVLLVEDNREVGAFATQALAELGYGTVWAMDAEQALAELARTPERFDVVFTDVVMPGMNGVELARTILGQRPGMPIVLSSGYSHVLAEDGRHGFPLLHKPYSVEDLSRILRRAIQRRGSRAK, from the coding sequence GTGAGCGCTGAGGCCCTGAGCGCTGAGGCCCTTGCCGAGGCGCAGGCGCGCATCCGCGAACTGGAGTCGCGGCTAGAGGAAGTCGAGGACACCCTCGCGGCGATCCGCCGGGGCGATTTCGACGCCATCGTGGTCGAGGGTCCGGCCGGCGAGCGGCTGGTCTACACCCTGGAGAATGCCGACCGGCCCTACCGCGTGCTGATCGAGCAGATCCAGGAGGGTGCCTTCACCCTCGGGCCCGACGGAACGCTGCTCTACTGCAACCGCCGGCTCGCCGAGACCCTGGGCACGCCGCAGGAGCGCCTGATCGGCCAGCCCTTCGCGCGCTTCGCCGCCGGGGGCCAGGACGCGGCGCTCACTGCCCTGATCGCCCAGGCGGCGCAGATGCCGGCCCGCGGCGAGATCGCCCTGTGCGACGAAGCGGGCATCGAGCGCCCGGCCTATCTCTCTCTGAGCCGCCTCGACGGCGACGGCGACACGCTGCTCCTGTGCGGCGTGGTCACCGACCTGACCGCCGAGCGGCTGCGCCTGCACGAACTCGCCGAGGCCAATGAGCGCCTGCGCGCCGAGGTGGCCGAGCGCGAGCGGATCGAGGACGCCCTGCGCCAGTCGCAGAAGATGGAGGCGGTGGGCCAGCTCACCGGGGGCGTCGCCCACGACTTCAACAACCTGCTCACCGTCATCAAGTCCTCGACCGACCTGCTCAAGCGCTCCGACCTCGCGGAAGAGCGCCGCCGCCGCTACGTCGACGCCATCTCCGACACAGTGGGGCGCGCCGCCAAGCTGACGGGCCAGCTCCTCGCCTTCGCCCGGCGCCAAGCCCTCAAGCCCGAGGTGTTCGATGCCGGCCGCGGCGTCGCAGCGGTAGCCGACATGGTCGGCACGCTCACCGGCGCGCGCATCCAGGTGAAGACCCTGATCGAGCCCTGTTTCGACGCGGCGGGCGAGCCCTATGCCTGCCTCGTGGAGGCCGATCCCAGCCAGTTCGATACCGCGCTCGTCAACATGGTCGTCAACGCCCGCGACGCCATGGACGGCGAGGGCACGCTCACCATCCGCGTCGGCCATGCCGGACAGATCCCGGCGCTGCGCACCCATCCAGCGGTGGCCGGCGACTTCGTCGCCGTGTCGATCTCCGACACCGGCACCGGCATCGCGCCCGCCGACCTGTCGCGGATCTTCGAACCGTTCTTCACCACAAAAGGCGTCGGCCAGGGCACCGGACTCGGCCTGTCCCAGGTGTTCGGCTTCGCCAAGCAATCGGGCGGCGACATCGCGGTGGAGAGCGTGCTGGGAGAGGGCACGACCTTCACCCTGTTCCTGCCCCGCGCCAAGCTCGCCCCGACCATGCCGGAAGCCGCCGACGAGCCCGAGCCGCTGGCGCCGGGCCACGGCACCTGCGTGCTGCTGGTCGAGGACAACCGCGAGGTCGGCGCCTTCGCCACGCAGGCGCTTGCCGAACTCGGCTACGGCACCGTCTGGGCGATGGATGCGGAGCAGGCGTTGGCCGAACTGGCCCGCACGCCGGAGCGCTTCGACGTGGTGTTCACCGATGTGGTGATGCCCGGCATGAACGGCGTCGAACTCGCCCGCACGATCCTGGGGCAGAGGCCGGGCATGCCGATCGTGCTCTCCTCCGGCTACAGCCACGTGCTAGCCGAGGACGGACGCCACGGTTTCCCGCTGCTGCACAAGCCCTATTCGGTGGAGGATCTCTCCCGCATTCTGCGCCGGGCGATCCAGCGGCGCGGCAGCCGGGCAAAGTGA
- a CDS encoding PepSY domain-containing protein has translation MKGSFRQSMAWLHTWSGLIVGWVLFAIFVTGTASYYRPDISRWMRPELTQVEPVENAALGAAAERGIAYLGQHAAKARTWFIGLPQPDRPVLDLFWRTRPGEPPGHVLLDPRTGTESTVRETQGGDFLYRFHFELHMPPLWGRWVVGLCAMIMLVALISGIVTHKRIFADFFTFRRDKAPRRSWLDAHNVTGVLALPFHLMITYTGIVTLATFYMPWGVTAAYKGNAQTFFTEAAWITTPRAPAKQAAPLAPVGPMVEQALASRPEPLERLMVVNPGDANATVVAVFEEPHGLSHEHPQIAFDGVSGAILEVRDGGLKPAAKTFTVMTGLHEGHFAGPLLRLLFFLCGIMGCAMVATGVVLWSLARLPKAGEHAFFGLRLVQALNVGSIAGLPAAVAVYFLANRLLPVDLIGREEWEIRAFFGAWIVAALVPLARPQRRAWCEGLTAVSALCLAVIAADILTIPDHPLRLGSGEALFAWFDGAMLLLAGLFALAARKVLRYEAPKRDRAAKPAAAAAPARLAARRPEPTHA, from the coding sequence ATGAAGGGAAGCTTCCGCCAGTCGATGGCGTGGCTGCACACGTGGTCCGGCCTGATCGTCGGCTGGGTGCTGTTCGCGATCTTCGTCACCGGCACCGCGAGTTACTACCGGCCGGACATCTCCCGCTGGATGCGCCCTGAACTCACGCAGGTCGAGCCGGTGGAGAACGCCGCTCTCGGCGCGGCGGCCGAGCGGGGGATCGCCTATCTCGGCCAGCACGCAGCCAAGGCGCGGACGTGGTTCATCGGCCTGCCGCAGCCGGACCGGCCGGTGCTCGACCTGTTCTGGCGCACGCGTCCCGGCGAGCCGCCGGGCCATGTCCTGCTCGATCCGCGGACGGGGACCGAATCCACCGTGCGCGAGACGCAGGGCGGCGACTTCCTCTACCGCTTCCATTTCGAGCTGCACATGCCGCCGCTCTGGGGGCGCTGGGTCGTCGGCCTCTGCGCGATGATCATGCTGGTGGCGCTGATCTCCGGCATCGTCACCCACAAGCGGATCTTTGCCGACTTCTTCACCTTCCGCCGCGACAAGGCGCCCCGGCGCAGTTGGCTCGACGCCCACAACGTCACCGGCGTGCTGGCGCTGCCGTTCCACCTGATGATCACCTATACCGGGATCGTCACGCTGGCGACCTTCTACATGCCCTGGGGCGTGACCGCCGCCTACAAGGGCAACGCCCAGACCTTCTTCACCGAGGCCGCCTGGATCACCACCCCGCGCGCGCCCGCCAAGCAGGCCGCCCCGCTGGCCCCGGTCGGGCCGATGGTGGAGCAGGCGCTCGCGTCCCGGCCGGAGCCGCTGGAGCGGCTGATGGTCGTCAATCCGGGCGACGCCAACGCCACCGTGGTCGCGGTGTTCGAGGAGCCGCACGGCCTCTCGCACGAGCACCCGCAGATCGCCTTCGACGGGGTGAGCGGCGCGATCCTGGAGGTGCGCGACGGCGGCCTCAAGCCCGCCGCCAAGACCTTCACGGTGATGACCGGCCTGCACGAGGGCCATTTCGCCGGCCCCCTGCTGCGGCTGCTGTTCTTCCTGTGCGGGATCATGGGCTGCGCCATGGTCGCGACCGGGGTCGTACTCTGGTCCCTGGCCCGCCTGCCGAAGGCCGGCGAGCACGCGTTCTTCGGCCTGCGGCTGGTCCAGGCGCTGAACGTCGGCAGCATCGCCGGCCTGCCGGCGGCGGTGGCCGTCTACTTCCTCGCCAACCGGCTCCTGCCCGTCGATCTCATCGGTCGCGAGGAATGGGAGATCCGCGCCTTCTTCGGCGCCTGGATCGTCGCGGCCCTGGTGCCGCTCGCCCGCCCGCAGCGCCGGGCATGGTGCGAGGGTCTGACCGCCGTCTCGGCGCTCTGCCTCGCGGTGATCGCCGCCGACATCCTGACGATCCCCGACCATCCCCTGCGGCTGGGAAGCGGCGAGGCGCTCTTCGCGTGGTTCGACGGCGCGATGCTGCTGCTCGCGGGCCTGTTCGCGCTGGCCGCCCGCAAGGTGCTGCGCTACGAGGCGCCCAAGCGAGATCGAGCCGCGAAACCGGCAGCGGCCGCGGCCCCCGCCCGCTTGGCCGCGCGGCGCCCGGAGCCAACCCACGCATGA
- a CDS encoding circadian clock KaiB family protein, whose amino-acid sequence MSGAGPMCEDGEGGADAAIDEGHYHLRLYVAGQTAKSLTAMANLKRFCEEHLAGHYDIEVIDLMKNPQLAAGDQILAIPTLVRRLPAPLKRIIGDLSNTEKVLVGLDIRPKADGL is encoded by the coding sequence ATGAGCGGGGCCGGACCGATGTGTGAGGACGGCGAGGGCGGTGCCGACGCCGCGATCGACGAGGGCCACTACCACCTGCGCCTCTACGTCGCCGGGCAAACCGCCAAGTCGCTGACGGCGATGGCCAACCTCAAGCGCTTCTGCGAGGAGCACCTCGCCGGCCACTACGACATCGAGGTCATCGACCTGATGAAGAACCCGCAGCTCGCCGCCGGCGACCAGATCCTGGCGATCCCGACCCTGGTGCGCCGCCTGCCCGCGCCGCTCAAGCGGATCATCGGCGACCTGTCCAACACCGAGAAAGTGCTGGTCGGCCTCGACATTCGTCCGAAGGCGGACGGGCTTTGA
- a CDS encoding ATP-binding protein — MNSGSLRLRLGLAAAGLIALALALAGVGLTLIFDRVLDARTADGLDRTAKLIAGQVALAPDGALTLPREPPDSRFSAPYGGLYWQIDRAGGTALRSRSLWDRSLGTVPDAAQEPAVGDLAGPDGGRLIAVTRRVSIPANGTAVALAVTVAEDRRDLAESRATFLRLLVPSLGALFVALTLAMSLFVRRALSPFRTLRADLAAIHAGTRARLPETFPEEVRPLVADLNRLLDAQERDLERARTGAGDMAHGLKTPLAVLDALARRTEGRDPALAAEIAEQAQAMGRQVERTLARARASSGGLRRKACPVAPALEKIVGALKRLPEGEALRWEIAVADGLAFPGDEGDLTEILGNLLDNARKWAHRRIRVSGGAEAGEGRLVLEDDGPGMSEAAIAGIARGRRWDETRPGTGFGIAIARDLAEGVGARMAFGRSELGGLRVEVNWPVAA; from the coding sequence GTGAACAGCGGCTCGCTGCGCCTGCGGCTCGGGCTCGCCGCCGCCGGGCTGATCGCCCTGGCGCTGGCGCTGGCGGGCGTGGGGCTGACGCTGATCTTCGACCGGGTCCTCGACGCCCGCACCGCCGATGGGCTCGACCGCACCGCCAAGCTGATCGCCGGACAGGTCGCCCTGGCACCGGACGGCGCCCTGACCCTGCCTCGCGAGCCGCCGGATTCGCGCTTCTCGGCGCCCTATGGCGGCCTCTACTGGCAGATCGACCGCGCGGGAGGCACTGCCCTGCGCTCGCGCTCGCTCTGGGACCGCAGCCTCGGCACCGTCCCCGACGCCGCGCAGGAACCGGCGGTCGGCGACCTGGCCGGGCCAGACGGCGGACGGCTGATCGCCGTGACCCGGCGCGTCTCGATTCCCGCCAACGGCACCGCCGTGGCGCTGGCCGTCACCGTCGCCGAGGACCGGCGCGATCTGGCCGAGAGCCGCGCCACTTTCCTGCGCCTGTTGGTGCCCTCGCTCGGCGCTCTGTTCGTGGCGCTGACGCTGGCCATGTCGCTGTTCGTGCGCCGGGCGCTGAGCCCCTTCCGCACGCTGCGGGCGGATCTCGCCGCGATCCATGCCGGAACGCGGGCGCGGCTGCCCGAGACCTTTCCGGAGGAGGTGCGCCCGCTGGTGGCCGATCTCAACCGCCTGCTCGACGCGCAGGAGCGCGACCTGGAGCGGGCCCGCACGGGTGCCGGCGACATGGCCCACGGCCTGAAGACCCCGCTCGCGGTGCTCGACGCGCTGGCCCGCCGCACGGAAGGCCGCGACCCCGCCCTGGCGGCGGAGATCGCCGAGCAGGCCCAGGCCATGGGCCGGCAGGTGGAGCGTACCCTCGCCCGGGCGCGGGCAAGCTCGGGAGGTTTGCGGCGCAAGGCCTGTCCGGTCGCGCCGGCGCTCGAAAAGATCGTCGGCGCCCTGAAGCGCCTCCCCGAGGGTGAGGCCCTGCGCTGGGAGATCGCGGTGGCCGACGGCCTCGCCTTCCCCGGCGACGAGGGCGACCTCACCGAGATCCTCGGCAACCTCCTCGACAACGCCCGAAAATGGGCCCACCGCCGCATCCGCGTCTCGGGGGGGGCGGAGGCCGGCGAAGGCCGTCTGGTGCTGGAGGATGACGGCCCCGGCATGAGCGAGGCGGCGATCGCCGGCATCGCCCGCGGCCGGCGCTGGGACGAGACCCGGCCGGGCACCGGCTTCGGCATCGCCATCGCTCGAGACCTCGCCGAGGGTGTCGGGGCGCGGATGGCCTTCGGTCGCTCCGAACTCGGCGGCCTGCGGGTGGAGGTGAACTGGCCGGTTGCGGCTTGA
- a CDS encoding response regulator, whose translation MSHTSEPPHPSPAPRILVVEDESFVRMVAVDMLEDAGLPVAEAPDADAALQLLEGKAQAFGALFTDIDMPGSMNGLTLAARVRARWPHIRLVVTSGRLRPGDLPDAGFLPKPYGRSDLLGALGQAA comes from the coding sequence ATGTCTCACACCTCCGAACCGCCCCATCCGTCCCCCGCGCCCCGCATCCTCGTCGTCGAGGATGAGAGTTTCGTGCGCATGGTTGCCGTGGACATGCTCGAGGATGCCGGCTTGCCGGTGGCCGAGGCACCGGATGCCGATGCGGCCCTGCAACTGCTGGAGGGGAAGGCGCAGGCCTTCGGTGCGCTGTTCACCGATATCGACATGCCGGGCTCGATGAACGGGCTGACGCTGGCCGCGCGGGTGCGGGCGCGCTGGCCGCATATCCGCCTCGTGGTCACCTCGGGCCGGCTTCGGCCGGGCGATCTCCCCGATGCGGGCTTCCTGCCGAAGCCCTACGGCCGGTCCGACCTGCTCGGGGCGCTCGGGCAGGCGGCCTGA
- a CDS encoding thermonuclease family protein translates to MSLTATILLIYAACLAGTIASPARSNGDRPPDEPGARRLLAALLVPALALLAGFQVAPARAGEATPAIVSGPATVIDGSTIEIGGRRLRLYGIDAPDLDQTCSDGHERDYSCGRAAAKALAARIGGESVTCEPRATGAEGTLTAVCRREGDDLAAWMVANGYAIADRSTSAAYEAQDRHAWGRRVGLWSGVFEIPAERRRMRRVSAAL, encoded by the coding sequence ATGTCGCTCACCGCCACCATCCTGCTGATCTACGCCGCCTGCCTCGCCGGCACCATCGCCAGTCCGGCCAGATCCAACGGGGATCGTCCCCCGGATGAACCGGGCGCCCGCCGCCTGCTCGCCGCGCTCCTCGTTCCCGCTCTGGCCCTGCTGGCCGGATTCCAAGTGGCCCCGGCCCGCGCGGGCGAGGCCACGCCCGCGATCGTGAGCGGCCCGGCCACGGTGATCGACGGGAGCACGATCGAGATCGGCGGCCGGCGCCTGCGGCTCTACGGCATCGATGCGCCCGACCTCGACCAGACCTGTTCCGACGGGCATGAGCGCGACTATTCCTGCGGCCGTGCCGCCGCCAAGGCCCTGGCGGCGCGGATCGGCGGGGAGAGCGTGACCTGCGAGCCGCGCGCCACGGGCGCGGAGGGCACCCTCACGGCCGTGTGCCGGCGCGAGGGCGACGACCTCGCCGCCTGGATGGTCGCCAACGGCTACGCCATCGCCGACCGCAGCACGTCGGCGGCGTACGAGGCGCAGGACCGGCACGCCTGGGGCCGCCGTGTCGGGCTGTGGTCGGGCGTGTTCGAGATTCCCGCCGAGCGGCGCCGGATGCGCCGCGTCAGCGCGGCGCTGTGA
- a CDS encoding PepSY domain-containing protein, whose translation MVRSLLRPLLALVALAPILAPILAPCLGAVPAWADDDGERARRALERGEIRPLDAVLAAARAAVPGDVVALDLKRDDGRWLYKLRILGTDGRRRDVKIDASSLKLLDVDDDD comes from the coding sequence ATGGTCCGTTCCCTGCTCCGCCCGCTCCTCGCTCTGGTCGCCCTCGCCCCGATCCTCGCCCCGATCCTCGCCCCTTGCCTCGGCGCCGTGCCGGCATGGGCCGACGACGACGGCGAGCGGGCGCGCCGCGCCCTGGAGCGGGGCGAGATCCGCCCCCTCGACGCGGTGCTCGCCGCCGCCCGCGCCGCCGTGCCGGGGGACGTGGTGGCGCTCGATCTCAAGCGCGACGACGGGCGCTGGCTCTACAAGCTGCGCATCCTCGGCACCGACGGGCGCCGCCGCGACGTGAAGATCGATGCCAGCTCCCTCAAGCTCCTGGACGTGGACGACGATGACTGA
- the kaiC gene encoding circadian clock protein KaiC, with protein sequence MATGIDGFDAITFGGLPKGRPSLVCGAAGCGKTLFATTFLVNGATRFDEPGVFMSFEERAEDLVANVASLGYDLDRLVDEGKLAIDHVRVERSEIEETGEYDLEGLFIRLGFAVDSIGAKRVVLDTIETLFAGFSDETVLRAELRRLFGWIKDRGLTAIITGERGDGQLTRQGMEEYVSDCVVLLDNRVEDQITTRRLRVVKYRGSAHGTNEYPFLIDADGISVLPVTSADLDYRIAEGVISTGIPGLDAMLEPGGFHRGTSILISGEAGTGKTMISSSMIDAACARGERCMAFVFEESGHQIARNARSIGLDLARHVESGLLRFEAARPSLYGLEMHLARMHRDIDRFEPSLVVIDPLSALRGPPAELQATMLRMIDMLKSRGITAVFTSLREDGEIDHDSAIGVSSLMDAWIKLLNVEANGERSRTLYVIKARGMRHSNQVREFAMSGEGIALIDAYIGPAGVLTGTARVVQEAAEAAAALRREQESHRRRRDAERRRQSLERQIDELRATLEAVEEEEAVLVSEDEMREAVLTGERRILAARRGGTK encoded by the coding sequence GTGGCCACCGGCATCGACGGGTTTGACGCCATCACTTTCGGCGGCCTGCCGAAAGGCCGGCCCTCGCTGGTCTGCGGCGCGGCCGGCTGCGGCAAGACGCTGTTCGCCACCACCTTCCTCGTCAACGGCGCGACCCGCTTCGACGAGCCCGGCGTGTTCATGAGCTTCGAGGAGCGCGCCGAGGATCTCGTCGCCAACGTCGCCTCGCTCGGCTACGACCTCGATCGCCTGGTGGACGAGGGCAAGCTCGCCATCGACCACGTCCGCGTCGAGCGCTCCGAGATCGAGGAGACCGGCGAGTACGACCTCGAAGGGCTGTTCATCCGCCTCGGCTTCGCGGTGGATTCGATCGGCGCCAAGCGCGTCGTGCTCGACACGATCGAGACGCTGTTCGCGGGCTTTTCCGACGAGACGGTGCTGCGCGCGGAGCTGCGCCGCCTGTTCGGCTGGATCAAGGACCGCGGCCTGACCGCCATCATCACCGGCGAGCGCGGCGACGGCCAGCTCACCCGCCAGGGGATGGAGGAATACGTCTCTGACTGCGTGGTGCTGCTCGACAACCGCGTCGAGGACCAGATCACGACGCGGCGCCTGCGCGTGGTCAAGTATCGCGGCTCGGCCCACGGCACCAACGAGTATCCGTTCCTGATCGATGCGGACGGCATCAGCGTCCTGCCGGTCACCTCGGCCGACCTCGACTACCGGATCGCCGAGGGCGTGATCTCCACCGGCATCCCCGGTCTCGACGCGATGCTCGAACCCGGCGGCTTCCACCGCGGCACCAGCATCCTGATCTCGGGTGAGGCCGGCACCGGCAAGACCATGATCTCGTCGAGCATGATCGACGCGGCCTGCGCGCGGGGTGAGCGCTGCATGGCCTTCGTGTTCGAGGAGAGCGGTCACCAGATCGCCCGCAACGCCCGCTCCATCGGCCTCGACCTCGCCCGCCACGTCGAATCCGGCCTGCTGCGGTTCGAGGCGGCGCGCCCGAGCCTCTACGGGCTGGAGATGCACCTGGCGCGCATGCACCGGGACATCGACCGGTTCGAGCCCAGCCTCGTGGTGATCGATCCGCTCTCGGCGCTGCGCGGCCCGCCGGCGGAGCTGCAGGCGACGATGCTGCGCATGATCGACATGCTGAAGAGCCGCGGCATCACCGCCGTCTTCACCAGCCTGCGCGAGGACGGCGAGATCGATCACGACAGCGCGATCGGCGTCTCCTCGCTGATGGATGCCTGGATCAAGCTCCTCAACGTGGAGGCCAACGGCGAGCGCTCACGCACGCTCTACGTCATCAAGGCCCGCGGCATGCGCCACTCGAACCAAGTGCGCGAGTTCGCGATGTCGGGCGAGGGCATCGCCCTGATCGACGCCTATATCGGCCCGGCAGGCGTGCTGACGGGCACCGCCCGCGTCGTGCAGGAGGCGGCGGAAGCCGCCGCCGCCCTGCGCCGCGAGCAGGAGAGCCACCGCCGGCGACGTGATGCAGAGCGGCGGCGCCAGTCCCTGGAACGCCAGATCGACGAACTCCGGGCCACCCTGGAAGCCGTGGAGGAGGAAGAGGCGGTGCTGGTGAGCGAGGACGAGATGCGCGAGGCGGTGCTGACGGGCGAGCGGCGCATTCTGGCCGCGCGACGGGGAGGCACGAAATGA